The Actinomyces wuliandei genome contains the following window.
CCCCCGAGTTCCAGCGGCTACGCCGCCATATTCTCTCCTTTCTGGGCCGCTGAGAGCCCGGGCAGCGGTGATGACGGCGGCTCCCGCCCGGCCAGGTGACCGGGGCGGGAGCCGCCGTCAGGAGGTGGGAGGACCTCACAGGGGGAGGCTCGGCGAGGCGAGTCAGCGGGTGCTGGCCGTGACGGGGACCTCGGCGTCGGGCTCGTGAGTGATGCGGTTGCGTAGGTCGCGGCGCACGATCTCAATGGACCACATCCACACGATGTGGCCAAAGAGTTCCGAGAAGTGCTCCGACCATGTCTGGGCGCCGTCGACCCAGGGGAAGGGGTTGGGTGCCCAGCCCAGCAGCGGCATGACAACCACGTGCGCGCCCACGTACACGAAGACCCCGAAGACGGCGCCCTGCCACATCTTGATCCTCGGGAAGTACTCCGCCGCGACGCAGTAGACCAGGCCGAAGACGATCGCGAAGCCGAAGTGCACGATGAAGGACATGATCGGCAGCTCGTTGTGGGAGAAGGTCACCGTCAGGTGCGAGGTCTCCGGTGACATGCCGAACCACTCCAGCATGGCCTGAGGCGGGTTCGTGTCCGAGCGGATACCCGGTGTGCGCGGAGGGAAGGGCACCTCCCAGCCGAACTTGACCAGGGCGGAGAAGGTGCCGCCGATGAGGCCGACCAGCGCAGCCACGCCGAGACGGCGGCGTGACGGCTCAGTCGAGCCGAGAAGGCGGGTGATCCAGGTGGGCATGAGAACCTCCGGGGTGGTGGGGCGTTGGCGCCACGGCGGCAGTGACCAGGCGCCCGCAGTGCTGCGCGTCGTGGTCGGCGCAACGATGCCACGGTTGCTCCAGGGCGTCCAGGCTGGCGCGGGCGCGCGGCGTCGTCCGCAGGGGCGTCTGCGGCGGCGGCTGTGGAGCCGCTGCCGGGAGGGGCCGGGGGCACCGGGGATACTCAGAAGCAGGCAGAAGTAGTGTCAGAAGTAGTAGGGGAACGGCGACCAGTCCGGGGCGCGCCGCTGGAGGAAGGCGTCGCGGCCCTCGGCAGCCTCCTGCGTCATGTAGGCCAGGCGGGTGGCCTCCCCGGCGAAGACCTGCTGGCCCGCCAGGCCGTCGTCAGCCAGGTTGAAGGCGAGTTTGAGCATCCGGATCGCCTGGGGGGACTTGCTCACCACCGTCGCGGCCACCTCCAGCGCCCGCTCCTCCAGCTCGGCGTGAGGGACAGCCTCGTTGACCACGCCCCAGTGCTGCGCCGTCACCGCGTCGTAGGTGCGGGCGAGGAAGAAGATCTCCCGGGCGCGCTTGTCGCCCACCTGCCGGGCCAGCAGCGCCGAGCCGTAGCCGGCGTCAAAGGAGCCCACGTCGGCGTCGGTCTGCTTGAAGCGCGCGTGCTCGACGGAGGCCAGGG
Protein-coding sequences here:
- a CDS encoding YagU family protein, which codes for MPTWITRLLGSTEPSRRRLGVAALVGLIGGTFSALVKFGWEVPFPPRTPGIRSDTNPPQAMLEWFGMSPETSHLTVTFSHNELPIMSFIVHFGFAIVFGLVYCVAAEYFPRIKMWQGAVFGVFVYVGAHVVVMPLLGWAPNPFPWVDGAQTWSEHFSELFGHIVWMWSIEIVRRDLRNRITHEPDAEVPVTASTR